A stretch of Mya arenaria isolate MELC-2E11 chromosome 14, ASM2691426v1 DNA encodes these proteins:
- the LOC128216055 gene encoding uncharacterized protein LOC128216055 yields MAELAMAISGFLSSLCWHPGFNPSVEICCQWSVAMRVAGLRTQCCGTTSFDPDSHMCCTNDNVVEKIAGKRTVCCGMEPMDPRTHKCCGHTVQPLVAGEDTHCCGHESYDPMERLCCKGMLFPPHIHPNCYSCDGMHEKPFFDNNKQACCEGKLVPAIVGNLTCCCKAQAFDPQDRICCDDKLQDRVGGDISACCGDKNYDPKASICCNGNVLPRVAGNMTRCCKTRSFDPDTHVCCDNTKLAKKTRKSDSCCCGDEAFSPNKEVCCDDEVQPKFKNGTQCCEKKSFKSQKFICCEGSIQSLAKGRKSITRCCGQKSYHAKKELCCHNKVMKKSKKKHTGCCGDVSYDPRTEMCCNGEPGPMLKEGTRCCNKNSFNVKTEICCDGRVFPNTMVCCNEKIIIDTNKEICCDGNKIETKARKDDNCCCGNTTMNTLEGICCEGVPQSLEASGKTRCCGQLSYNPDKDICCENRVVPKLDSKDNWCCGDISINTNLHICCRGNKQPIVTSVENTFCCRNKSFNERLQMCCTGDVVDKRTPSDDYCCGKATMDTQNEICCEGKPIGVSDTDYGFCCGDDAGDTREQLCCNMELVPKRRPDDDCCCGGTTMNANTMICCKGNSEPKEGGEFTKCCDDKAYDSRDEMCCDMKVRPKRNTEDDCCCGNTTYDNDAEICCMNVVQPAPAGKDTKCCMDESYDPNAFMCCDGKMKKTKRLPNDNCCCGDTTMNSKEEMCCQDTPQPKENDFYFCCDRKSFDSKMYVCCENRIVLKVDEDDDCCCGNTTMNSKDFVCCRGKRQMKYKGQQTGCCGDESYGMKDSMCCDKKVVEKVSKKDDCCCGKTTMNTEDQICCLGKPQFVSGSNWMCCDKNSYNPQTHMCCENKMVKKEKPEDNWCCADDPYDTNTQVCCDMVVQSAYGDPDTTKCCGTISYDMENMICCHGDLLEKTDIDDKWCCGDETYNTRKHVCCNGKVKQPRYGDRTLCCDNKSFDMGTHICCNESIYKMNSPDDDCCCGDESMNTRNEICCEGVRQARIGGEYTDCCGTVAYNTKKQICCERDGVRDKRNDDDDCCCIDTTMDSSEKICCKDGPVPIRGSLEFTDCCCGQSYDTRNQICCECSLVKKSKVSDNWCCNDTSMNTETEVCCFGKPQPAVAGPETRCCRLKSYDIDEYLCCNGTDLIKKNSADDNVCCANEPMNSDTQICCDGEVDKRDGGELTQCCSKQSFDARKEICCRDKNGDWNPRPKRSRKDDMCCGNGTVDTDNEICCDGRAQPGGPYSHCCHGVSYDSKTQICCGDHDEHYIIDKEEKDDDCCCGKPGSYVSANGTDHICCEGNKQPRCAGPDTRCCRNVSYDPEISLCCNGIHVHEKDSADDNCCCGVNTFNTEDELCCENTTQPGGPTWACCVDKSYNTETHICCENRMVVVAEPEDKWCCGDTTYNMKKHICCQGLYKQPKRTPDPEDTKCCNKNSYNPSTHICCDGNTVEKDDVKDTMCCGNGTMNTKQMCCNRNVQPGGRTYTCCNEYSYNTLTHLCCYGKVREKKNDNDDGCCGDDSSVNSQTELCCKGVPQAVDPEFGDCCGSNVYDERTHICCNDSEVIAKENERDNVCCGDSTMHASDHICCNDVRQPRVAGDDTLCCLDKSYDSANKVCCDGMRLSNKSSPDDDCCCDYKTLNSKTDICCENVPNPGYGSDTQCCGKKSFNQKTHVCCHNEVIGKINEQDDGCCGNRTIDASSQICCNGNPQPGPIRMYSCCGDESHNVKTHICCDNNDVREKHNSKDDCCCGDTSMNTKSEICCDGKVRIRVGAEMTKCCLEEAFDPIKQICCEGRVVTKVDEDDNLCCGNVSFNTKEQICCNHSPQPLVAGSSTQCCDTVSFNPAKQLCCEKGVVEKESDDDTCCCGKTKTYNPDDEVCCGGINPQPKYGDNTKCCILNSYNADTQVCCDKDVVDKKDYDDDHCCGNSTYDSINEICCDGVAQPKKGGPFTDCCEKKSFDIMSELCCDGKVITKDDLSHDGCCGKSSMDSKEDICCEGVTNKGYERNGKCCGSESYNMNNSVCCNGNIVQKASPDDTGCCGDSTFNYETEVCCLGVTNDYYGPRTGCCLDKSYNRSESICCDGTTVTAKRDENDNWCCGNKPFNTKLNVCCEGNIQPKYGGNTQCCHEVSFNSNLSLCCGRTIVTKHSPDADMCCGNTTVDMSNEICCEGVPRSKTDGEFTSCCKDKSYSTMSQLCCNEGDVRNKKRVDDRECCGTKKTFNPAKEICCNGEAYDVGGVDSAECCDGKGYNIETHICCTDKIVPRGVEGNNWCCDDVPFNTATHICCNGNVDERKGGEMARCCSQDSFNSQTHICCDNNVTEKTKDNDTCCGKTKTYNLDDEVCCGGINPQPKYGDNTKCCILRSYNADTQVCCDKDVVDKKDNDDDHCCGNSTYDSINEICCEGVAQPKKGGPFTDCCDKKSFDIMSELCCDGEVITKVDLSHDECCGKSSMDSKDDICCEGVTNKGYGRNGKCCGSESYNMRNSVCCNGNIVQKASPEDTGCCGDSTFNYETKVCCLGVTNDYYGSRTGCCLDKSYNRSESICCDGTTVTAKRDENDNWCCGNKPFNTKLNVCCEGNIQSKYGRNTQCCHEVSFNSTLSLCCGRTIVTKHSPNADMCCGNTTVNMSKEICCEGVPRLRTDGEFTSCCKDKSYSTMSQLCCNEGDVRNKKRVDDRECCGTKNTFNPAKEICCNGEAYDVGGVDSAGCCDGKGYNIETHICCTDKIVRSGVEGNIWCCDDVSFNTATHICCNGNVDERKGGEMARCCSQDSFNSQTHICCDTNVTEKTKDNDTMCCGKTKTYNPDDEVCCGGINPQPKYGDNTKCCMRRSYNADTQVCCDKDVVDKKDNDDDHCCGNSTYDSINEICCEDVAQPKKGGPFTDCCDKKSFDIMSELCCDGEVITKVDLSHDECCGKSSMDSMDDICCEGVTNKGYGRNGKCCGSESYNMRNSVCCNGNIVQKASPEDTGCCGDSTFNYETKVCCLGVTNDYYGPRTGCCLDKSYNRSESICCDGTTVTAKRDENDNWCCGNKPFNTKLNVCCEGNIQPKYGENTQCCHEVSFNSTLSLCCGRTIVTKHSPDADMCCGNTTVNMSKEICCEGVPRLRTDGEFTSCCKDKSYSTMSQLCCNEGDVRNKKRVDDRECCGTKNTFNPAKEICCNGEAYDVGGVDSAGCCHGKGYNIETHICCTDKIVRSGIEGNNWCCDDVSFNTATHICCNGNVDERKGGKMARCCSQYSFNSQTHICCDKNVTEKTKDNDTMCCGKTKTYNPDDEVCCGGINPQPKYGDNTKCCILRSYNAVTQVCCDKDVVDKKDNDDDHCCGNSTYDSINEICCEGVAQPKKGGPFTDCCDKKSFDIMSELCCDGEVITKVDLSHDECCGKSSMDSKDDICCEGVTNKGYGRNGKCCGSESYNMRNSVCCNGNIVQKASPEDTGCCGDSTFNYETEVCCLGVTNDYYGPRTGCCLDKSYNRSESICCDGTTVTAKRDENDNWCCGNKPFNTKLNVCCEGNIQPKYGGNTQCCHEVSFNSTLSLCCGRTIVTKHSPDADMCCGDTTVNMSKEICCEGVPRLRTDGEFTSCCKDKSYSTMSQLCCNKGDVRNKNEDDDRECCGTKTTFNPAKEICCNGEAYDVGGVDSAGCCHGKGYNIETHICCIDKIVPSGVEGNNWCCDDVPFNTATHICCNGNVDERKGVSTPKLKYVASIT; encoded by the exons GAATGTTGTTTCCCCCACACATCCACCCTAATTGTTACAGCTGTGATGGAATGCACGAAAAGCCGTTCTTTGACAACAATAAGCAAGCCTGTTGTGAAGGAAAACTGGTCCCTGCTATTGTTGGCAACCTGACCTGCTGCTGTAAGGCACAGGCATTTGACCCGCAAGATCGAATATGTTGTGATGACAAACTGCAAGACAGAGTTGGCGGGGACATATCGGCGTGCTGCGGGGACAAAAATTATGACCCGAAAGCATCCATATGCTGCAATGGCAACGTGCTGCCACGTGTCGCAGGAAACATGACCCGCTGCTGCAAAACGCGGAGTTTTGATCCGGATACACATGTCTGCTGTGACAATACGAAACTTGCGAAGAAAACAAGGAAGTCTGACAGTTGTTGTTGCGGGGACGAGGCGTTCTCGCCTAATAAGGAAGTGTGCTGTGACGATGAGGTACAGCCGAAATTTAAAAACGGTACACAGTGTTGTGAAAAGAAGAGCTTTAAATCTCAAAAATTTATTTGTTGCGAAGGTTCAATTCAGTCGCTTGCTAAAGGACGTAAGAGCATTACGAGATGTTGCGGACAAAAGAGCTATCACGCTAAGAAAGAGCTGTGTTGCCACAATAAAGTAAtgaaaaagagtaaaaaaaaacataccggTTGCTGTGGAGACGTTTCGTACGATCCGAGAACGGAAATGTGTTGCAATGGAGAACCAGGGCCTATGCTTAAAGAAGGAACAAGATGCTGCAATAAGAATAGCTTCAATGTTAAAACTGAAATTTGCTGCGATGGAAGGGTGTTTCCAAATACCATGGTTTGctgtaatgaaaaaataatcatagACACCAATAAGGAAATATGTTGTGAtggaaacaaaattgaaacaaaggCGCGCAAAGACGATAACTGTTGTTGTGGCAATACTACAATGAATACACTTGAAGGAATTTGCTGCGAAGGTGTTCCGCAGTCATTAGAAGCTTCTGGCAAAACGAGGTGTTGTGGGCAACTTAGTTATAACCCCGACAAAGATATATGCTGTGAAAATCGCGTAGTACCGAAACTCGACTCTAAGGACAATTGGTGTTGCGGGGATATCAGTATCAACACTAATTTGCATATATGTTGCAGAGGAAATAAACAGCCAATTGTAACATCAGTCGAAAATACGTTTTGTTGCAGAAATAAAAGCTTCAATGAAAGACTGCAGATGTGTTGCACTGGTGACGTGGTCGACAAACGCACGCCATCAGATGACTACTGCTGTGGAAAAGCTACAATGGATACTCAAAACGAAATTTGCTGTGAAGGAAAACCAATTGGGGTTTCTGATACTGATTATGGATTTTGTTGTGGAGATGATGCGGGCGACACAAGAGAACAACTATGTTGCAACATGGAACTTGTGCCTAAACGAAGACCGGATGATGATTGCTGTTGTGGCGGTACAACGATGAATGCCAACACCATGATATGCTGTAAAGGAAATTCTGAGCCAAAAGAGGGTGGAGAATTCACAAAATGCTGTGATGACAAAGCGTATGACTCCAGGGACGAAATGTGTTGTGATATGAAAGTGAGGCCGAAGCGGAATACAGAAGATGATTGTTGCTGTGGAAACACAACATATGATAATGATGCCGAGATTTGCTGCATGAACGTGGTTCAGCCAGCACCTGCAGGAAAGGACACAAAATGCTGCATGGACGAAAGCTACGATCCTAATGCGTTCATGTGTTGTGacggaaaaatgaaaaagacTAAAAGGTTGCCGAACGACAACTGCTGTTGCGGAGATACAACTATGAACTCCAAAGAAGAAATGTGTTGCCAGGACACACCTCAGCCGAAGGAGAATGATTTCTACTTTTGTTGTGACAGGAAAAGTTTTGACTCGAAAATGTATGTGTGCTGTGAAAACCGAATTGTTCTAAAGGTCGATGAAGATGATGACTGTTGTTGTGGAAACACTACAATGAACTCGAAAGACTTTGTATGTTGCCGAGGGAAAcgtcaaatgaaatataaagggCAACAAACAGGTTGCTGTGGCGATGAAAGCTACGGTATGAAGGATTCCATGTGCTGCGATAAAAAGGTGGTTGAGAAAGTATCCAAGAAGGACGATTGTTGTTGTGGTAAAACTACTATGAACACAGAAGATCAGATATGTTGTCTGGGAAAGCCACAGTTTGTTAGTGGGTCCAACTGGATGTGTTGCGACAAGAACAGCTACAACCCACAAACACATATGTGTTGTGAAAACAAAATGGTAAAGAAAGAAAAACCCGAGGACAACTGGTGCTGTGCAGATGATCCATACGACACAAACACCCAGGTGTGTTGTGACATGGTCGTTCAGTCCGCCTACGGTGATCCAGATACGACAAAATGTTGCGGCACTATTAGTTACGATATGGAGAACATGATTTGCTGTCACGGTGATTTATTGGAGAAGACGGACATAGATGATAAATGGTGTTGTGGTGATGAAACGTACAACACGAGAAAGCACGTTTGTTGTAATGGAAAAGTGAAACAGCCAAGATACGGGGACCGGACACTATGCTGTGACAATAAAAGTTTTGATATGGGTACGCATATATGTTGTAATGAAagcatttacaaaatgaattcaCCTGACGATGACTGTTGCTGTGGAGACGAGTCAATGAATAcaagaaatgaaatatgttgCGAAGGCGTCCGGCAAGCAAGAATCGGTGGAGAATATACTGATTGTTGTGGTACTGTCgcatataacacaaaaaaacaaatttgctgTGAACGAGACGGAGTCAGAGACAAACGGAACGATGACGACGACTGTTGCTGTATTGATACAACAATGGATTcttcagaaaaaatatgttgcaaAGATGGTCCAGTTCCCATCAGGGGATCACTGGAATTTACAGACTGCTGCTGTGGTCAATCGTATGACACCAGAAACCAGATTTGTTGTGAATGCAGCCTGGTCAAGAAATCCAAAGTCTCCGACAATTGGTGTTGTAATGATACTTCAATGAACACAGAAACAGAAGTTTGCTGCTTTGGTAAACCACAACCTGCTGTAGCAGGGCCGGAAACCAGATGTTGCAGATTAAAGAGTTATGATATAGACGAATATTTATGTTGTAATGGCACAGAcctgattaaaaaaaattctgccGACGACAATGTCTGTTGTGCGAATGAACCTATGAATTCCGACACTCAAATATGTTGTGACGGTGAAGTCGATAAAAGGGACGGTGGCGAATTAACACAGTGTTGTAGTAAGCAAAGCTTTGATGCAAGAAAGGAAATATGCTGCCGTGATAAAAATGGAGATTGGAACCCACGTCCAAAGAGATCCAGGAAAGATGACATGTGCTGTGGTAATGGAACTGTAGATACAGACAACGAGATATGTTGTGATGGAAGGGCTCAACCTGGTGGTCCATATTCTCATTGTTGCCACGGAGTAAGCTATGACAGtaaaacacaaatatgttgCGGAGATCATGATGAACATTATATCATTGATAAAGAAGAAAAGGATGACGATTGCTGTTGTGGCAAACCCGGAAGTTATGTCTCGGCAAATGGAACAGATCACATATGCTGTGAGGGAAATAAACAACCACGGTGTGCTGGTCCTGATACCAGGTGTTGTAGGAATGTTAGTTACGACCCAGAAATATCGTTGTGCTGCAACGGAATACATGTTCACGAGAAAGATTCCGCGGATGATAACTGCTGTTGTGGagtaaacacatttaatactgaGGATGAGCTTTGTTGTGAAAACACTACACAACCTGGCGGGCCGACATGGGCATGTTGTGTCGACAAGAGCTATAACACAGAAACGCACATCTGCTGTGAAAACCGGATGGTAGTTGTAGCAGAACCAGAGGATAAATGGTGTTGTGGTGACACAACATACAATATGAAGAAACATATTTGCTGTCAAGGCTTATACAAACAACCAAAACGAACACCGGATCCAGAAGATACAAAGTGCTGCAATAAAAACAGCTATAATCCTTCGACTCATATTTGTTGTGATGGCAATACCGTTGAAAAGGATGACGTAAAGGATACAATGTGTTGTGGAAACGGtacaatgaatacaaaacagaTGTGTTGCAATAGAAATGTTCAGCCTGGCGGTAGAACTTACACGTGTTGTAATGAATATAGTTATAATACACTAACGCATTTGTGTTGTTACGGAAAAGTTAGagaaaagaaaaatgacaaCGACGACGGCTGTTGTGGGGATGACAGTTCTGTAAATAGTCAAACGGAGCTGTGTTGCAAAGGTGTTCCGCAAGCTGTTGATCCTGAGTTTGGTGACTGTTGTGGTTCAAATGTTTACGACGAAAGAACACATATTTGTTGTAATGATTCAGAAGTAATAGCAAAGGAGAATGAAAGAGACAACGTTTGCTGTGGTGACAGCACGATGCATGCATCCGACCATATATGTTGTAATGATGTAAGACAACCGAGAGTTGCCGGAGACGACACGCTTTGTTGCCTTGATAAGAGTTATGATTCAGCTAATAAGGTATGCTGTGATGGTATGAGATTATCAAACAAATCATCACCAGACGATGACTGTTGTTGCGACTATAAAACCTTGAACAGCAAGACGGATATATGCTGTGAAAATGTACCGAATCCTGGATATGGGTCTGACACACAGTGCTGTGGTAAGAAGAGCTTTAATCAGAAAACGCATGTGTGTTGCCACAATGAAGTCATAGGAAAGATAAACGAGCAGGACGATGGTTGTTGTGGCAATAGAACTATTGATGCCAGTAGCCAGATTTGCTGTAATGGCAACCCACAACCAGGACCAATCAGAATGTATTCCTGTTGTGGCGATGAAAGCCATAACGTCAAAACTCATATTTGCTGTGATAATAATGACGTAAGGGAGAAACATAATTCTAAAGATGATTGTTGTTGTGGTGATACATCCATGAACACCAAATCTGAGATTTGTTGCGATGGCAAAGTACGAATACGTGTTGGAGCGGAGATGACAAAATGCTGTCTGGAAGAAGCATTCGATCCAATTAAACAAATTTGCTGCGAAGGTCGTGTTGTTACCAAAGTTGATGAGGACGACAACTTATGTTGtggaaatgtaagttttaacaCAAAGGAACAGATATGCTGCAACCATTCACCGCAGCCTCTTGTCGCAGGATCCTCTACGCAGTGTTGCGACACTGTCAGCTTTAATCCAGCAAAGCAACTGTGTTGTGAGAAGGGTGTTGTGGAAAAGGAGAGCGATGATGATACATGCTGTTGTGGTAAGACCAAAACATATAATCCTGATGATGAGGTTTGCTGTGGAGGAATCAATCCACAGCCAAAATATGGAGACAATACCAAGTGCTGTATACTTAACAGTTATAACGCAGATACACAAGTGTGTTGCGACAAAGATGTTGTCGATAAAAAAgattatgatgatgatcatTGTTGTGGAAATTCAACGTACGATAGTATAAACGAAATATGCTGCGATGGTGTCGCGCAGCCAAAGAAAGGTGGACCTTTTACTGACTGTTGCGAAAAGAAAAGCTTTGATATAATGTCTGAGTTATGTTGTGACGGAAAAGTTATAACGAAAGATGATCTTAGTCATGATGGATGCTGCGGAAAAAGCTCTATGGACTCAAAGGAGGATATATGTTGTGAGGGTGTTACAAACAAAGGATATGAAAGAAATGGAAAATGCTGTGGTTCGGAGAGTTACAACATGAACAATTCAGTTTGTTGTAATGGGAATATTGTTCAGAAAGCCAGTCCTGACGATACCGGCTGTTGTGGTGACAGTACTTTCAACTATGAGACAGAAGTGTGCTGCTTGGGTGTAACAAATGATTATTACGGGCCACGTACTGGTTGTTGCCTAGATAAGAGTTACAACAGAAGTGAATCAATCTGCTGTGATGGAACCACTGTGACAGCTAAACGTGATGAAAATGACAACTGGTGTTGTGGCAATAAACCTTTCAATACAAAGCTGAACGTTTGCTGTGAAGGCAATATACAACCGAAGTATGGGGGAAACACTCAATGCTGTCACGAGGTAAGCTTCAATTCAAATTTGTCGTTATGCTGTGGACGAACCATCGTGACAAAACATTCACCCGATGCCGACATGTGTTGTGGAAACACTACAGTTGATATGAGTAACGAAATATGCTGTGAAGGTGTTCCAAGATCGAAAACAGACGGTGAGTTTACGTCGTGTTGTAAAGACAAAAGCTACTCTACAATGTCGCAACTCTGTTGTAATGAAGGTGACGTGAGAAACAAAAAGAGGGTTGATGATAGAGAATGCTGTGgaactaaaaaaacatttaacccAGCTAAAGAAATTTGCTGTAACGGGGAAGCTTATGATGTAGGAGGTGTCGACAGTGCTGAATGTTGCGACGGTAAAGGCTACAATATTGAAACACATATCTGTTGCACAGATAAAATTGTTCCACGTGGAGTTGAAGGCAATAACTGGTGCTGTGATGATGTTCCATTTAACACTGCTACACACATATGTTGTAATGGAAATGTTGATGAAAGAAAAGGGGGTGAAATGGCAAGATGTTGCTCACAAGACAGTTTCAACTCCCAAACGCACATATGTTGCGACAATAACGTGACTGAAAAAACAAAAGACAATGATACGTGTTGCGGTAAGACCAAAACATATAATCTTGATGATGAGGTTTGCTGTGGAGGAATCAATCCACAGCCCAAATATGGAGACAATACCAAGTGCTGTATACTTAGGAGTTACAACGCGGATACACAAGTATGTTGCGACAAAGATGTTGtcgataaaaaagataatgatgatgatcatTGTTGTGGAAACTCAACGTACGACAGTATAAACGAAATATGCTGCGAGGGTGTCGCGCAGCCAAAGAAAGGTGGACCTTTTACTGACTGTTGTGACAAGAAAAGCTTTGATATAATGTCTGAGTTATGTTGTGACGGAGAAGTTATAACGAAAGTTGATCTTAGTCATGATGAATGCTGCGGAAAAAGCTCTATGGACTCAAAGGACGACATATGTTGTGAGGGTGTTACAAACAAAGGATATGGAAGAAATGGAAAATGCTGTGGTTCGGAGAGTTACAACATGAGAAATTCAGTTTGCTGTAATGGGAATATTGTTCAGAAAGCCAGTCCCGAAGATACCGGCTGTTGTGGTGACAGTACTTTCAACTATGAGACAAAAGTGTGCTGCTTGGGTGTAACAAATGATTATTACGGGTCACGTACTGGTTGTTGCCTAGATAAGAGTTACAACAGAAGTGAATCAATCTGCTGTGATGGAACCACTGTGACAGCTAAACGTGATGAAAATGACAACTGGTGTTGTGGCAATAAACCTTTCAATACAAAGCTGAACGTTTGCTGTGAAGGCAATATACAATCGAAGTATGGGCGAAACACTCAATGCTGTCACGAGGTAAGCTTCAATTCAACTTTGTCGTTATGCTGTGGACGAACCATCGTGACAAAACATTCACCCAATGCCGACATGTGTTGTGGAAACACTACAGTTAATATGAGTAAAGAAATATGCTGTGAAGGTGTTCCAAGATTGAGAACAGACGGTGAGTTTACGTCGTGTTGTAAAGACAAAAGCTACTCTACAATGTCGCAACTATGTTGTAATGAAGGTGACGTGAGAAACAAAAAGAGGGTTGATGATAGAGAATGCTGTGGaactaaaaacacatttaaccCAGCTAAAGAAATTTGCTGTAACGGGGAAGCTTATGATGTAGGAGGTGTCGACAGCGCTGGATGTTGCGACGGAAAAGGCTACAATATTGAAACACATATATGTTGCACAGATAAAATTGTTCGAAGTGGAGTTGAAGGCAATATCTGGTGCTGTGATGATGTTTCATTTAACACTGCTACACACATATGTTGTAATGGAAATGTTGATGAAAGAAAAGGGGGTGAAATGGCAAGATGTTGCTCACAAGACAGTTTCAACTCCCAAACGCACATATGTTGCGACACTAACGTGACTGAAAAAACAAAAGACAATGATACAATGTGTTGCGGTAAGACCAAAACATATAATCCTGATGATGAGGTTTGCTGTGGAGGAATCAATCCACAGCCAAAATATGGAGACAATACCAAGTGCTGTATGCGTAGGAGTTACAACGCGGATACACAAGTATGTTGCGACAAAGATGTTGtcgataaaaaagataatgatgatgatcatTGTTGTGGAAACTCAACGTACGACAGTATAAACGAAATATGCTGCGAGGATGTCGCGCAGCCAAAGAAAGGTGGACCTTTTACTGACTGTTGTGACAAGAAAAGCTTTGATATAATGTCTGAGTTATGTTGTGACGGAGAAGTTATAACGAAAGTTGATCTTAGTCATGATGAATGCTGCGGAAAAAGCTCTATGGACTCAATGGACGACATATGTTGTGAGGGTGTTACAAACAAAGGATATGGAAGAAATGGAAAATGCTGTGGTTCGGAGAGTTACAACATGAGAAATTCAGTTTGCTGTAATGGGAATATTGTTCAGAAAGCCAGTCCCGAAGATACCGGCTGTTGTGGTGACAGTACTTTCAACTATGAGACAAAAGTGTGCTGCTTGGGTGTAACAAATGATTATTACGGGCCACGTACTGGTTGTTGCCTAGATAAGAGTTACAACAGAAGTGAATCAATCTGCTGTGATGGAACCACTGTGACAGCTAAACGTGATGAAAATGACAACTGGTGTTGTGGCAATAAACCTTTCAATACAAAGCTGAACGTTTGCTGTGAAGGCAATATACAACCGAAGTATGGGGAAAACACTCAATGCTGTCACGAGGTAAGCTTCAATTCAACTTTGTCGTTATGCTGTGGACGAACCATCGTGACAAAACATTCACCCGATGCCGACATGTGTTGTGGAAACACTACAGTTAATATGAGTAAAGAAATATGCTGTGAAGGTGTTCCAAGATTGAGAACAGACGGTGAGTTTACGTCGTGTTGTAAAGACAAAAGCTACTCTACAATGTCGCAACTCTGTTGTAATGAAGGTGACGTGAGAAACAAAAAGAGGGTTGATGATAGAGAATGCTGTGGaactaaaaacacatttaaccCAGCTAAAGAAATTTGTTGTAACGGGGAAGCTTATGATGTAGGAGGTGTCGACAGCGCTGGATGTTGCCACGGAAAAGGCTACAATATTGAAACACATATATGTTGTACAGATAAAATTGTTCGAAGTGGAATTGAAGGCAATAACTGGTGCTGTGATGATGTTTCATTTAACACTGCTACACACATATGTTGTAATGGAAATGTTGATGAAAGAAAAGGGGGTAAAATGGCAAGATGTTGCTCACAATACAGTTTCAACTCCCAAACCCACATATGTTGCGACAAGAACGTGACTGAAAAAACAAAAGACAATGATACAATGTGTTGCGGTAAGACCAAAACATATAATCCTGATGATGAGGTTTGCTGTGGAGGAATCAATCCACAGCCAAAATATGGAGACAATACTAAGTGTTGTATACTTAGGAGTTACAACGCGGTTACACAAGTATGTTGCGACAAAGATGTTGtcgataaaaaagataatgatgatgatcatTGTTGTGGAAACTCAACGTACGACAGTATAAACGAAATATGCTGCGAGGGTGTCGCGCAGCCAAAGAAAGGTGGACCTTTTACTGACTGTTGTGACAAGAAAAGCTTTGATATAATGTCTGAGTTATGTTGTGACGGAGAAGTTATAACGAAAGTTGATCTTAGTCATGATGAATGCTGCGGAAAAAGCTCTATGGACTCAAAGGACGATATATGTTGTGAGGGTGTTACAAACAAAGGATATGGAAGAAATGGAAAATGCTGTGGTTCGGAGAGTTACAACATGAGAAATTCAGTTTGCTGTAATGGGAATATTGTTCAGAAAGCCAGTCCCGAAGATACCGGCTGTTGTGGTGACAGTACTTTCAACTATGAGACAGAAGTGTGCTGCTTGGGTGTAACAAATGATTATTACGGGCCACGTACTGGTTGTTGCCTAGATAAGAGTTACAACAGAAGTGAATCAATCTGCTGTGATGGAACCACTGTGACAGCTAAACGTGATGAAAATGACAACTGGTGTTGTGGCAATAAACCTTTCAATACAAAGCTAAACGTTTGCTGTGAAGGCAATATACAACCGAAGTATGGGGGAAACACTCAATGCTGTCACGAGGTAAGCTTCAATTCAACTTTGTCGTTATGCTGTGGACGAACCATCGTGACAAAACATTCACCCGATGCCGACATGTGTTGTGGAGACACTACAGTTAATATGAGTAAAGAAATATGCTGTGAAGGTGTTCCAAGATTGAGAACAGACGGTGAGTTTACGTCGTGTTGTAAAGACAAAAGCTACTCTACAATGTCGCAACTATGTTGTAATAAAGGTGACGtgagaaacaaaaatgaagatGATGATAGAGAATGCTGTGGAACTAAAACCACATTTAACCCAGCTAAAGAAATTTGTTGTAACGGGGAAGCTTATGATGTAGGAGGTGTCGACAGCGCTGGATGTTGCCACGGAAAAGGCTACAATATTGAAACACATATATGTTGCATAGATAAAATTGTTCCAAGTGGAGTTGAAGGCAATAACTGGTGCTGTGATGATGTTCCATTCAACACTGCTACACACATATGTTGTAATGGAAATGTTGATGAAAGAAAAGGGG TTTCAACTCCCAAACTCAAATATGTTGCGTCAATAACGTGA